From the Nonlabens marinus S1-08 genome, one window contains:
- the secA gene encoding preprotein translocase subunit SecA, with protein sequence MGLLDSVLKIFVGDKSKKDVAELQPTVTKTLTYESAMEALSLDELRQKTAEFKEKIAQAKANTLQQIASLKEDANAEEDIDKREEIYEQIDKLEAQSYDEAEVVLNEIMPEAFAVVKETAKRFFHNTELRVSASARDRELSGTKDYVTLDGDHAIWSNSWDAAGKPITWDMIHYDVQLIGGTALHLGKIAEMQTGEGKTLVATLPVYLNALTGNGVHVVTVNDYLAKRDSAWIGPLFEFHGMTIDCIDYHKPNSTARRNAYLADITYGTNNEFGFDYLRDNMAHATGDLVQRKHNYAIIDETDSVLIDDARTPLIISGPVPEGDRQEFDVLKRPVDNIVNAQRKELTQTLAKAKKLISEGDLKEGGLELLRVYRGLPKNKALIKYLSEEGNRTLLQKTENHYMQDNNREMPTVDADLYFVIDEKNNQVELTDKGLDFLSGDDDPEFFIMPEVGMEIGRIENAGLSKEEEAEKKEELFREFAVKSERIHTLNQLLKAYTLFERDTEYVVMSKDKKTRDATTGAIKTTSEEQVMIVDEQTGRIMDGRRYSDGLHQAIEAKENVKIQDATQTFATITLQNYFRMYKKLSGMTGTAVTEAGEFWEIYKLDVVEIPTNRPIARDDRQDLVYKTKREKYGAVIEEITRLKEAGRPVLIGTTSVDISELLSRTLQRAGIDHNVLNAKQHKREAEIVAEAGNPGQITIATNMAGRGTDIKLSPEVKKAGGLAIIGTERHDSRRVDRQLRGRAGRQGDPGSSQFYVSLEDNLMRLFGSERMAKTMDRLGMKEGEVIQHSMISKSIERAQKKVEENAFGVRKRLLEYDDVMNAQREVIYKRRYHALFGDRLAVDIANMIYDISENIAQTNKISQDFKNFDFELIRYFSMSSPITEAEFKSKSEQQIASIIYKAAYDHYKQKMERTAKEVFPVIKNVVENDERNYERIAVPFTDGIKTLNVSTNLKEAYESEGRSLVTDFEKNITLAIIDDAWKTHLRKMDELKQSVQLAVHEQKDPLLIYKFEAFELFKEMIDKVNKEVIGFMFKGDLPTQDTAAIKEAREQKAEKTTTSKDEVLNSDEQAAQARAVGAGASQQQRQPVTETITRDQPKIGRNDQVTIKNVMTGESKSCKYKAAIPLINKGEWVLEKF encoded by the coding sequence ATGGGACTATTAGATTCCGTTTTAAAAATATTTGTAGGCGATAAATCAAAAAAAGATGTCGCAGAACTACAACCTACTGTAACCAAAACGCTGACTTACGAGTCTGCAATGGAAGCTTTGTCTCTAGATGAGTTAAGGCAAAAAACAGCAGAGTTCAAAGAAAAGATCGCTCAAGCGAAAGCGAACACGCTACAGCAAATTGCATCCTTGAAAGAAGATGCTAATGCAGAGGAAGATATTGACAAGCGGGAGGAAATCTATGAACAGATAGACAAGCTAGAAGCACAATCCTATGACGAGGCAGAAGTGGTATTGAATGAAATCATGCCAGAGGCCTTTGCCGTAGTTAAAGAAACAGCCAAACGCTTTTTCCATAATACAGAATTAAGAGTTTCAGCTAGTGCGCGGGACAGAGAACTAAGTGGCACAAAAGATTATGTGACTCTAGATGGCGATCATGCGATCTGGTCCAACTCTTGGGATGCCGCAGGAAAGCCAATCACTTGGGACATGATTCATTATGATGTTCAACTTATAGGTGGTACCGCATTACACCTAGGTAAAATTGCAGAAATGCAAACAGGTGAAGGTAAAACACTAGTAGCGACCCTACCTGTTTACTTAAATGCTCTAACTGGTAATGGGGTTCACGTGGTAACCGTGAATGACTACCTGGCTAAACGTGATAGCGCCTGGATCGGACCTTTATTTGAATTCCATGGTATGACGATCGATTGTATCGATTATCACAAACCTAATTCTACAGCTCGTAGAAATGCCTACCTAGCTGACATTACTTATGGAACCAACAATGAATTTGGTTTTGATTACTTGAGAGATAACATGGCTCACGCCACTGGTGACCTTGTACAACGCAAACACAATTATGCAATTATTGATGAAACGGATTCCGTTTTAATTGATGATGCTCGTACCCCATTGATTATTTCTGGACCAGTACCAGAAGGAGATCGTCAGGAATTTGACGTTCTTAAGCGCCCAGTAGACAATATTGTAAATGCGCAACGTAAAGAATTGACGCAAACTTTGGCGAAAGCCAAAAAACTCATATCTGAAGGCGACCTTAAGGAAGGTGGATTAGAACTACTAAGAGTTTACAGAGGGTTGCCGAAGAATAAAGCCTTGATTAAATACCTGAGTGAAGAAGGAAATAGAACTTTACTTCAAAAAACGGAGAATCACTACATGCAGGATAACAACCGCGAGATGCCTACGGTAGATGCGGATTTGTACTTTGTCATTGACGAAAAAAACAATCAAGTAGAACTTACTGACAAGGGACTTGACTTCCTTTCAGGTGACGATGATCCTGAATTCTTTATCATGCCTGAAGTAGGAATGGAAATAGGCCGCATAGAGAATGCTGGGCTTTCTAAAGAAGAGGAAGCAGAGAAAAAAGAGGAGCTTTTCCGTGAATTTGCTGTGAAATCTGAACGTATTCACACGCTTAACCAGCTACTGAAAGCATACACGCTTTTTGAGCGCGATACGGAATATGTGGTAATGTCTAAGGATAAAAAGACACGTGATGCTACTACTGGCGCCATCAAAACTACCAGCGAAGAGCAGGTAATGATCGTAGACGAACAAACCGGTCGTATTATGGACGGTCGTCGTTATAGCGATGGATTGCACCAGGCGATTGAGGCCAAAGAGAATGTAAAGATTCAGGATGCGACGCAAACTTTTGCTACCATTACATTGCAGAACTACTTCCGTATGTACAAGAAACTGTCTGGTATGACAGGTACTGCTGTTACTGAGGCTGGAGAATTCTGGGAAATTTATAAATTGGATGTGGTAGAAATTCCTACCAACCGTCCTATAGCTCGTGACGACCGTCAGGATTTGGTTTACAAAACGAAACGTGAGAAATACGGTGCGGTGATTGAAGAAATTACACGTTTGAAAGAAGCAGGTCGTCCTGTATTGATTGGTACAACATCGGTTGATATTTCAGAATTATTAAGTCGTACACTGCAACGCGCGGGTATTGACCACAATGTTTTGAATGCCAAGCAACACAAACGGGAAGCGGAAATAGTCGCAGAAGCCGGTAATCCGGGACAAATCACGATAGCTACCAACATGGCAGGTCGTGGTACGGACATCAAACTATCTCCTGAGGTTAAAAAAGCAGGTGGTCTTGCCATCATTGGTACAGAGCGTCACGACTCCCGTCGTGTAGACAGACAGTTAAGAGGTCGTGCGGGTCGTCAAGGAGACCCAGGAAGCTCTCAGTTTTATGTATCGCTGGAAGATAACTTGATGCGTTTATTCGGTTCAGAACGTATGGCTAAAACCATGGACAGACTGGGAATGAAAGAAGGCGAAGTGATTCAGCACTCCATGATTTCTAAATCCATTGAACGTGCGCAAAAGAAAGTAGAAGAAAACGCATTTGGAGTTCGTAAGCGTCTGCTGGAGTATGATGATGTCATGAATGCACAGCGTGAGGTAATCTATAAGCGTAGATACCATGCCTTGTTTGGAGATCGTCTCGCAGTGGATATTGCTAACATGATCTATGATATTTCAGAGAACATAGCGCAGACTAATAAGATCTCTCAAGACTTCAAAAACTTTGACTTTGAGTTGATTCGTTACTTCTCTATGAGCAGCCCGATTACTGAGGCGGAATTTAAGAGCAAAAGCGAGCAACAGATTGCTTCTATTATTTATAAAGCAGCTTACGATCACTACAAGCAAAAAATGGAACGCACAGCTAAAGAGGTGTTCCCAGTAATTAAGAATGTAGTAGAAAACGACGAGCGCAATTATGAGCGTATCGCAGTACCATTTACAGATGGTATCAAAACATTGAATGTCTCTACTAATTTGAAGGAAGCTTATGAGTCTGAAGGTCGTTCTTTAGTAACTGACTTTGAAAAGAACATTACACTTGCGATTATCGACGACGCCTGGAAAACGCACTTGCGTAAAATGGATGAGTTGAAGCAAAGCGTACAGCTAGCGGTTCACGAACAAAAAGACCCGCTACTGATCTATAAATTTGAAGCTTTTGAACTCTTCAAAGAAATGATCGATAAGGTGAATAAGGAAGTAATTGGATTTATGTTCAAAGGCGATTTACCTACTCAGGACACCGCAGCGATCAAAGAAGCTAGAGAGCAAAAGGCAGAAAAAACCACTACCTCTAAGGATGAAGTGTTGAACAGCGATGAGCAAGCAGCACAAGCACGTGCGGTAGGCGCTGGCGCAAGTCAACAACAACGCCAGCCAGTGACTGAAACCATCACGCGCGACCAACCTAAAATAGGCCGTAATGATCAGGTGACCATCAAAAATGTCATGACTGGTGAATCTAAAAGCTGTAAGTATAAAGCTGCCATTCCATTGATCAATAAAGGAGAATGGGTTTTAGAAAAGTTTTAA
- a CDS encoding DUF2795 domain-containing protein: MYWTLELASYLSDAPWPAEKDELIDYAIRTGAPLEVVENLQAIEDEGDMYESIQEIWPDYPTDDDYLWNEDEY, encoded by the coding sequence ATGTATTGGACACTAGAACTTGCCTCCTATTTGAGTGACGCACCTTGGCCAGCAGAAAAGGATGAGCTTATCGACTATGCGATCCGTACAGGAGCGCCATTAGAAGTTGTGGAAAACCTACAAGCTATTGAAGATGAAGGCGATATGTATGAATCTATCCAAGAAATATGGCCAGATTATCCAACTGACGATGATTACCTCTGGAATGAGGATGAATACTAG
- a CDS encoding cob(I)yrinic acid a,c-diamide adenosyltransferase, whose protein sequence is MKIYTKTGDTGETSLFGGSRVPKHDLRIDSYGTVDELNSWIGLLRDQKVDEKTQAFLIEVQDRLFTIGSILATPPEKELLKNGKERLTIPKVTDTDILKLEHEMDQMEEALPAMTHFILPGGHQSVSFCHIARTVCRRAERLSTALNELTPVHPQVLKYLNRLSDYLFVLARKLSKDLQAEEIKWIPKK, encoded by the coding sequence ATGAAAATCTATACAAAAACAGGCGATACTGGTGAGACTTCATTATTTGGAGGCAGCCGAGTGCCTAAGCATGATTTACGCATTGATAGTTATGGAACAGTAGACGAGCTTAATTCCTGGATAGGACTCCTTAGAGATCAAAAAGTTGACGAGAAAACGCAAGCATTTTTAATAGAAGTACAAGATCGTTTATTCACCATAGGCTCTATACTTGCTACTCCGCCAGAGAAAGAGTTACTTAAAAATGGGAAAGAACGACTTACCATTCCAAAAGTTACTGATACTGATATTTTAAAATTAGAACATGAAATGGATCAAATGGAGGAAGCTTTGCCAGCCATGACTCATTTCATATTGCCTGGAGGGCATCAATCTGTGTCATTCTGTCACATCGCTCGAACAGTTTGCAGACGCGCAGAACGCTTATCTACAGCACTTAACGAATTAACTCCTGTTCACCCACAAGTTCTCAAATACCTCAACAGACTTTCTGACTATCTATTTGTACTGGCACGTAAATTGTCCAAAGATCTTCAGGCAGAAGAAATCAAGTGGATTCCTAAAAAATAA
- a CDS encoding PH domain-containing protein, giving the protein MKFRSKKGFLMISVVIVVSTLMLYLLFSALNNTNKDLDIWIPSIVLILAVPLFLLWILVHTYYVLENGELKYVSGPIRGSIKIADIRQVTKNTTLWVGLKPATARNGIIISSKNYSELYISPVNNNKFIESLLEINSQIKVVDHKNDPIP; this is encoded by the coding sequence ATGAAGTTTAGAAGCAAAAAAGGATTTTTGATGATAAGCGTGGTTATTGTTGTATCCACCTTAATGCTCTATCTTCTTTTTTCTGCGCTCAACAATACAAATAAAGATTTGGACATCTGGATTCCAAGTATTGTTTTGATACTCGCAGTTCCTTTGTTTTTGCTTTGGATACTTGTGCATACCTATTATGTTCTTGAAAACGGAGAGCTCAAATACGTATCTGGCCCTATTAGAGGCTCAATTAAGATAGCCGATATTAGACAGGTAACAAAAAACACTACGCTATGGGTAGGTTTGAAGCCGGCAACCGCGCGTAATGGTATTATCATCAGTTCTAAAAATTACAGTGAGCTTTACATTAGCCCAGTTAACAATAATAAGTTCATTGAATCACTCTTAGAGATCAACTCACAGATAAAAGTGGTGGATCATAAGAACGATCCCATTCCCTAA
- a CDS encoding carboxymuconolactone decarboxylase family protein: MSNIVEDFNSYRAKMNDAILEDNNKIIKRIFNLDTNAFAAGALDKKTKELLGLVASTVLRCDDCVKYHLEASHKAGLTKEEVVEALSIATLVGGTIVIPHLRRAYEYWDAVEQQSKVE; this comes from the coding sequence ATGAGTAACATCGTAGAAGACTTCAATTCCTACCGCGCAAAAATGAATGACGCGATCTTAGAAGACAATAATAAAATTATCAAACGTATCTTCAATCTGGACACCAATGCTTTTGCAGCAGGAGCCTTAGATAAAAAGACTAAAGAATTACTTGGTCTAGTTGCCAGTACCGTTTTGAGGTGTGATGACTGTGTCAAATACCATTTAGAGGCAAGCCATAAGGCTGGCCTAACTAAAGAAGAGGTGGTAGAAGCTTTGTCCATCGCTACATTAGTAGGTGGTACCATTGTCATCCCGCACTTGCGTCGAGCTTATGAGTATTGGGATGCTGTAGAACAGCAATCTAAGGTAGAATAA
- the tatC gene encoding twin-arginine translocase subunit TatC, whose translation MARKKADPNNMSFLDHVEELRWCLIRSIIGIMIGAVVAFLARKFIFDTVIFGPIKRDFVTYQTFCKIGRFFGIESEFCDPNFNFILQSREMSDLFSVHVWTSITVGFVVAFPWVLWQFWKFISPGLKNNERKYSSGFIIVSSLLFFIGVVFGYYVIAPLSVHFMLTYQLSDFVETQPSIQSYVAYIRASALASGILFELPIIIYFLTKIGLATPEGMRKYRKFALVIVLIVAAVITPPDIASQIIVAIPVLILYELSIYISKFVLKREARAKRKLAKQSQ comes from the coding sequence ATGGCACGTAAGAAAGCAGACCCTAATAATATGTCCTTTCTGGACCACGTGGAGGAATTGCGCTGGTGCCTGATTCGCTCCATCATAGGAATTATGATAGGTGCAGTCGTCGCATTTTTAGCTCGCAAATTCATCTTTGATACAGTCATATTTGGCCCCATAAAAAGAGACTTTGTAACCTATCAGACCTTTTGTAAAATAGGTCGCTTCTTTGGGATTGAAAGCGAATTCTGTGATCCTAACTTCAATTTCATCCTGCAGTCAAGAGAAATGTCTGATTTGTTCAGTGTTCACGTTTGGACATCAATAACCGTTGGATTTGTAGTGGCTTTTCCATGGGTATTGTGGCAATTTTGGAAATTTATTTCTCCAGGACTCAAAAACAATGAGCGCAAATACAGCAGCGGTTTCATTATCGTGAGCAGCCTACTATTCTTTATAGGAGTGGTGTTCGGGTATTACGTGATTGCACCACTATCGGTTCATTTTATGTTGACCTACCAGTTGAGTGATTTTGTAGAAACCCAACCTAGCATTCAAAGTTATGTCGCTTATATCAGGGCCAGTGCCTTAGCCAGTGGAATTTTGTTTGAACTGCCTATTATCATCTATTTCCTGACTAAAATAGGTCTTGCGACACCAGAAGGTATGCGCAAATACCGCAAGTTTGCTCTAGTCATAGTCTTGATCGTTGCTGCTGTCATCACACCGCCAGACATCGCTAGCCAAATTATAGTTGCCATACCTGTTCTCATATTATATGAGCTGAGTATTTACATATCAAAATTCGTTTTAAAACGTGAGGCGAGAGCCAAAAGAAAATTAGCAAAACAATCTCAATAA
- a CDS encoding KpsF/GutQ family sugar-phosphate isomerase, whose product MSTADQILEVAKRTIRIEANAVKELENVVDSAFAKAVLHIHQSQGRVIVTGIGKSAIIAQKIVATMNSTGTPAIFMHAADAIHGDLGIVQKNDVVVCISKSGNTPEIKVLVPLIKNFSNKLIAITSNRDSFLGTEADYVLLAPIQEEACPNGLAPTTSTTVQLVIGDALAVSLLELKGFTDQDFARYHPGGALGKKLYLRVRDLSDQRSKPEVALQTSMREVIVNISENMLGMTVVVEDKKVKGIITDGDLRRMLTSGKDIDSLVAQDIMSKNPKTIPTDWMAIQARELMEEKHISQLIAVDEQDNYAGVVHIHDVIREGIV is encoded by the coding sequence TTGAGCACCGCAGATCAAATTCTAGAAGTAGCAAAACGCACCATTCGCATTGAGGCAAATGCTGTCAAAGAACTGGAAAATGTGGTGGATTCCGCTTTCGCGAAAGCGGTACTCCACATCCACCAATCGCAAGGAAGAGTCATCGTTACTGGTATAGGTAAAAGTGCTATCATTGCGCAGAAAATTGTAGCAACCATGAACTCTACGGGCACACCAGCCATTTTCATGCATGCCGCTGATGCGATCCATGGCGACCTAGGAATTGTACAAAAAAATGACGTAGTGGTGTGTATTTCTAAAAGCGGAAACACTCCAGAGATCAAAGTGCTCGTTCCCCTCATAAAAAATTTCAGCAATAAATTAATTGCGATTACCAGTAATCGAGATTCTTTCCTTGGGACAGAGGCAGATTATGTTTTACTGGCTCCTATTCAAGAAGAAGCATGCCCTAACGGTCTTGCTCCTACCACCAGCACTACAGTCCAGTTGGTAATAGGTGATGCACTGGCAGTCAGCCTGCTGGAACTAAAAGGATTTACCGATCAAGATTTTGCCAGATACCATCCTGGTGGCGCCTTAGGTAAAAAATTATACCTAAGAGTACGCGATCTATCAGATCAACGCAGCAAACCAGAAGTAGCACTGCAAACCTCTATGAGAGAAGTCATTGTGAATATCTCAGAAAATATGCTGGGAATGACTGTAGTCGTGGAAGACAAAAAAGTGAAAGGCATCATTACCGATGGGGACTTAAGACGTATGCTCACTAGTGGTAAAGACATCGATTCACTTGTAGCTCAAGATATCATGAGTAAAAATCCTAAAACCATTCCAACCGACTGGATGGCGATACAGGCTAGGGAACTCATGGAGGAAAAACACATCTCGCAATTGATTGCGGTAGATGAGCAGGATAACTATGCAGGTGTGGTTCACATTCACGACGTCATTAGAGAAGGGATCGTATAA
- the recQ gene encoding DNA helicase RecQ has product MAFKHSGLEENLKKYFGFSQFRGLQESVVTSLLNKEDVFVIMPTGGGKSLCYQLPALMQDGTAIIVSPLIALMKNQVDAIRGISDNDGVAHVLNSSLTKGEIQRVKEDIENGVTKLLYVAPESLTKEEYVDFLKDQTISFLAVDEAHCISEWGHDFRPEYRNLRKIIDRIGDDIPIIGLTATATPKVQEDILKNLQIPNATTFKASFNRPNLYYEVRPKTETVDADITRFIKQNEGKSGIVYCLSRKRVEELSQVLQVNGIKAVPYHAGLDGKTRAAHQDMFLMEDVDVVVATIAFGMGIDKPDVRFVIHHDIPKSIESYYQETGRAGRDGGEGHCLAYYSYKDIEKLEKFMSGKPIAEQEIGHALLQEMVGYSETSMSRRQYILHYFGEEFDPATGLGGDMDDNMRNPKPQREAVDEVKKLINVVEAAGERYKSKDIVKILIGKSNAMIASHKLDAHEYFGSGKDHEATFWTALIRQVIVARFLRKDIESYGTLKLTDVGREFVKNGKSFMMSDDHTYHDDANSIVGAGKTAALDDKLVKMLKDLRKKVAHQKKVPPYVVFQDPSIEDMATKFPITTEELANINGVGEGKARKFGKAFVDLISQYVEDNDIIRPDDLIIKSTGTKSGNKLYFITSIDRKLSFEDIADAKGMEMVDLINELESIVYSGTKLNVGYWVDEVLDDDQQEELHEYFMESENDHIDAAMEEFDGDYEEEELRLYRLKFISEVGN; this is encoded by the coding sequence ATGGCATTTAAGCATTCTGGATTAGAGGAAAACCTCAAGAAATACTTCGGTTTTAGTCAGTTTAGAGGACTGCAGGAAAGCGTAGTTACCTCATTATTAAATAAGGAAGATGTATTTGTGATCATGCCCACCGGCGGTGGCAAGTCCTTATGCTATCAATTACCTGCATTAATGCAAGACGGGACGGCGATTATTGTGTCGCCTCTTATTGCGCTAATGAAGAATCAAGTAGATGCCATTCGTGGTATCTCTGATAATGATGGTGTAGCACACGTACTTAATAGCAGTCTTACCAAGGGCGAGATCCAGCGCGTCAAAGAAGACATTGAAAACGGAGTGACTAAGCTACTTTATGTAGCGCCCGAGTCCCTGACTAAGGAAGAATATGTCGACTTTTTAAAAGATCAGACGATATCCTTTCTAGCAGTCGATGAAGCCCACTGTATTAGTGAATGGGGTCACGACTTTAGACCGGAATACCGCAATTTGCGTAAGATAATAGATCGCATAGGTGACGATATACCTATTATAGGGCTTACTGCTACTGCGACACCTAAGGTGCAGGAGGATATTCTCAAGAATCTACAAATTCCTAACGCAACTACTTTTAAAGCGTCCTTTAATAGACCGAACCTTTATTATGAAGTTCGACCTAAAACAGAAACGGTTGATGCGGACATTACTAGGTTCATCAAACAGAATGAAGGTAAATCTGGGATCGTTTACTGTTTGTCCCGCAAGCGAGTAGAAGAGCTTTCTCAGGTACTTCAAGTGAACGGGATCAAAGCAGTTCCCTACCATGCAGGGCTGGATGGAAAAACGAGAGCCGCGCATCAAGACATGTTCCTTATGGAAGATGTAGATGTGGTGGTTGCTACCATAGCTTTTGGAATGGGAATCGATAAACCAGATGTACGGTTTGTAATTCACCATGATATCCCGAAAAGTATTGAATCCTATTATCAAGAAACCGGTAGAGCCGGTCGCGATGGAGGCGAAGGTCATTGTCTGGCATATTATAGTTATAAGGACATTGAGAAACTAGAAAAATTCATGTCTGGTAAACCTATTGCTGAACAAGAAATAGGTCACGCCCTTTTGCAGGAAATGGTGGGTTACTCTGAGACCAGCATGAGTCGCAGGCAGTATATCTTACATTATTTTGGAGAAGAGTTTGATCCCGCCACTGGTTTAGGAGGTGACATGGATGACAATATGCGGAATCCAAAACCACAGCGAGAAGCGGTGGATGAGGTGAAAAAGTTGATCAATGTAGTGGAAGCTGCGGGAGAACGCTATAAATCAAAAGACATCGTCAAGATTTTAATAGGGAAGAGCAACGCAATGATTGCAAGTCATAAGTTGGATGCTCATGAATATTTCGGTAGTGGGAAAGATCATGAAGCAACATTTTGGACCGCTTTGATACGACAAGTCATAGTTGCCAGATTCCTGCGCAAGGATATTGAATCTTATGGCACATTGAAATTGACTGATGTCGGTAGAGAATTTGTCAAGAATGGTAAATCGTTTATGATGAGCGATGATCATACGTATCATGATGACGCTAACTCCATTGTGGGAGCTGGAAAAACAGCTGCGCTTGATGATAAACTGGTCAAAATGCTAAAGGACTTGCGTAAAAAAGTCGCCCATCAAAAAAAGGTGCCGCCTTATGTAGTGTTTCAAGATCCTTCCATTGAAGACATGGCTACTAAATTCCCAATCACCACGGAAGAACTTGCTAATATCAACGGAGTAGGAGAAGGCAAGGCGCGTAAATTTGGGAAAGCATTTGTAGATCTAATTTCGCAATATGTGGAAGACAATGATATCATTAGACCTGACGACTTAATTATTAAATCTACCGGTACTAAAAGCGGAAATAAACTTTACTTCATAACCAGTATAGACCGCAAACTCTCTTTTGAAGATATCGCTGACGCGAAAGGGATGGAGATGGTAGATCTTATCAATGAATTAGAAAGTATCGTGTATAGCGGTACTAAACTTAATGTAGGCTATTGGGTAGATGAGGTTCTGGATGACGACCAGCAAGAAGAACTCCACGAGTATTTTATGGAATCTGAAAATGATCACATCGACGCTGCTATGGAGGAGTTTGATGGCGACTATGAAGAAGAAGAGCTGCGCTTGTACCGACTCAAATTTATCAGTGAAGTAGGGAATTAG
- a CDS encoding single-stranded DNA-binding protein gives MSTLNNKVQLIGHLGADPEIVNLTDGKKIAKFSIATTDRYKNKQGEQVSDTQWHQVVAWNKTAEIIEKYVTKGKQVGIDGKLTTRSWEDKEGNKRYTTEVICNELLLLGNKA, from the coding sequence ATGAGCACATTAAACAACAAAGTACAATTGATCGGTCACCTAGGAGCAGATCCAGAAATCGTTAACCTGACTGACGGAAAGAAGATTGCTAAATTCTCTATCGCTACCACTGATCGTTATAAAAACAAACAAGGAGAACAGGTATCTGATACTCAATGGCACCAAGTGGTTGCCTGGAACAAAACAGCAGAGATCATTGAGAAATACGTCACAAAAGGAAAACAAGTAGGCATCGATGGTAAATTGACCACCAGATCTTGGGAAGACAAAGAAGGCAACAAACGTTATACTACTGAGGTGATTTGTAACGAATTGCTTTTATTAGGGAATAAGGCGTAA
- a CDS encoding SEC-C metal-binding domain-containing protein, with amino-acid sequence MSGIIAFCENDKCKSVFEFSNLIGGRGSAIIKMTNSKVGPCPNCGSKGVVSDGVYKYFDEAISFIRGPKSSIEQLLELKNLIETFKNNPKPKEEVVKEVEKISPEYAETIKKTPGIDYHKWITTILAILTAAILVQQTYFKGSDDELKDKVIEQLLKQNQTLIEQKKPQPINLSIKIGRNDKCHCGSGIKYKKCCLNKK; translated from the coding sequence ATGAGTGGAATAATAGCATTTTGCGAGAATGATAAATGCAAATCAGTTTTTGAATTTTCAAACCTGATTGGAGGAAGAGGTTCAGCTATAATTAAAATGACCAACTCGAAAGTAGGACCATGTCCAAACTGTGGTTCCAAAGGTGTTGTTTCCGACGGAGTGTATAAATATTTTGATGAAGCTATTTCCTTTATTAGAGGCCCGAAATCATCTATTGAACAACTTTTAGAATTAAAGAATTTAATAGAAACGTTTAAGAATAATCCAAAACCGAAAGAAGAGGTAGTAAAAGAAGTTGAAAAGATTTCGCCTGAATATGCTGAAACAATCAAAAAAACACCAGGAATTGATTACCATAAATGGATTACAACAATTTTGGCAATTTTAACAGCTGCTATATTAGTTCAACAAACCTACTTTAAAGGAAGTGATGACGAACTAAAAGATAAAGTCATTGAGCAATTACTAAAACAAAATCAAACGCTAATTGAACAGAAAAAACCACAACCAATCAATCTTAGCATAAAAATTGGGCGCAATGACAAATGCCATTGTGGTAGTGGAATAAAATATAAGAAGTGTTGTTTGAATAAAAAGTAA